The Natronosporangium hydrolyticum nucleotide sequence TGGCGCTCGCCGGTGCCGGTCTCGGGCTGGTGATCGCGCCGTTGTCGGCCGCGGTGCTGCGGATCGCCCCGGCCACCGCCCATGGTGTGGCCTCGGCCGCGGTGGTGGTCGCCCGGATGGTCGGCATGCTGGTCGGGGTCGCGGCGCTCGCGGCCTGGGGGCATCACCGGTTCCACCAGTTGACGGCAGAGCTGCCGCCGCCGCCGTTGCCGATCGGCGTCACCGAGGCCGAGTATCAACGTGCGCTCGCCGTCTACACCGATGGTTTACAGGCCGCGATGCGCACCGAGTACGCAGAGATCTTCGCGATCATCGCGGCGCTCTGCGCGGTAGCCGCGGTGGTCAGCCTCGCCCTGCCGGGCCGCGAACGGAGTTGATCAGCACGTACCATCGGCGGCATGGACGTCTTCGATGACCGGCCCTGCCAGCTCGCCGAGGGGCCCTTCTACGACCCAGCGACCGGCCGAGTGGGCTGGGTGGACATCCTCGGCTGCCGGGTTCGTTGGCGGGATCTCGCCACCGGTGAGACCGGGGAGGTGACGACCTCGGGTCATGTCGGCGCGGCGGTGCTTCGCCGCGGCGGCGGCATGGTGCTGTGTCTGCCGGCCGGGCCGGTGCTGCTGGACGACGCGGGCCAGCAGCGCCACCTGGGCACCTTCGCCGAGGCGGATCAGGTCGCGGGGGCGCCGCCGGCGGCGGACGCGCCGGCCCGCCGTTCCAACGACGCCAAGGCCGACCCGGCCGGCCGGCTGTGGCTGGGCACGATGGCGTACGACGAGACGCCCGGGGCGGGGGCGCTCTACCGGCTCGATCCGGGCGCGTCGGCCCCGGTGCGCGTGTTGGGGGAGGTCACCATCAGCAACGGTCTGGGCTGGTCGCCAGATCACCGGTTGATGTATTACGTCGACACGCCCACCGGCCGGATCGACGTCTTCGACTTCGACCTCGCCTCGGGGGCGATCACCAACCGGCGCCCGTTCGTGACGGTCGCCGGCGAGGGCAGCCCGGACGGGCTGTGCGTGGACGCCGCCGGCGGGGTCTGGGTGGCGCTGTTCAACGGTGGCGCGGTGCGACGCTACACCCCGGAGGGAGCGCTGGACCGGGTGGTGGAGGTCGGTACCCCGATGGTTACCTCGTGTGCGTTCGCCGGCCCCGACCACCGGCAGCTGATCATTACGACGGCACGGCTGGATCGGGATGATCCCCGCGCTGGTCTGATCTATGTCCATGAGCCCGGTGATGTCACGGGGCTACCGGTCGAACGGTTCGCCGGCTGAGCCGGCCACTCGCAGTGGGGAGTGGGAGTTGATGCGCGGCAGCGGGCCTGCTCGAGATGGGGGCGGGCACAACCCGCTGCGCGCGCGGTGGTCGCGCCGGATCGTGGTGGGCTGATCGGTTTGGTCGATCCGGCGAAACCGGGTGGGACGCTCTCGACGATAGCTGCCTCAATGCGCTGGTCAATGGGCTAGTGACCGGATTAAGCCGGACCTAAGGAAGACTTGCGACCCCGGACAGATCCCGGCCGATCATGACCGGGTGAGCAGACTCGCCGAGCGTGTCGGTCAACCCGCTCATGATCTGCGCGAGAGGCGGGGTTCCCGGGTCAGCCGGCCGATCAGGCCGCGGCGGCTGGGCGCCGACGGCGGCGGAGCCTCCGC carries:
- a CDS encoding SMP-30/gluconolactonase/LRE family protein, whose protein sequence is MDVFDDRPCQLAEGPFYDPATGRVGWVDILGCRVRWRDLATGETGEVTTSGHVGAAVLRRGGGMVLCLPAGPVLLDDAGQQRHLGTFAEADQVAGAPPAADAPARRSNDAKADPAGRLWLGTMAYDETPGAGALYRLDPGASAPVRVLGEVTISNGLGWSPDHRLMYYVDTPTGRIDVFDFDLASGAITNRRPFVTVAGEGSPDGLCVDAAGGVWVALFNGGAVRRYTPEGALDRVVEVGTPMVTSCAFAGPDHRQLIITTARLDRDDPRAGLIYVHEPGDVTGLPVERFAG